One window of Puntigrus tetrazona isolate hp1 chromosome 14, ASM1883169v1, whole genome shotgun sequence genomic DNA carries:
- the LOC122357967 gene encoding immunoglobulin superfamily DCC subclass member 3 isoform X2: MLDCQVEGEGPITITWRRNGVPVPLGARAAVLDNGTLLIRNFQKRRDGDESDAGEYDCAAQNRYGLLISRKAHVQLASLPKFHTHPESTLVDEGGVARFHCAVSGVPEANITWERNRTTLSADDDRYTLLPNGILHITGVCQADSGSYRCVAKNIANTRYSQEAQLSVAVAANRLYKEPVILSGPQNLTLNVHQTAILECIATGNPRPIVSWSRLDGRSIGVEGIQVLGTGNLIISDVSLQHSGVYVCSANRPGTRMRRTALGRLVVQAPPEFLQWPQSVSKPAGSSAVFTCQAQGVPDPHLIWLKNGKILTPGDNVKLTNNNSTLAVTRITAEDEAIYQCIAENSAGTNQASARLAVSPSVDLPEAPQDLSIAPLSTSSLRVRWRQPEPHVTDGIIGYVLHIRKLGEPDSSELQEAVSKDTFQHDFTNLEASTTFSIYVKAYSPLGASQQSNSVIATTLGAVPTMPSFFTKVLNSTAMQVFWELPAKAGRVEGYRLSHRKLPQQEFTHEERFPAHINTHTISNLEASAVYEIQLTSFNGNGDSIGNKRLVSLAETEKSGKEAAAGESVCDCRQDNEGSLTALVVGIHISMACIIFCALFLMFGYRHSFFCQKGSQGAWSLSAAGRSVSQRDGEVKPVSVRASGALELTAQAAAGPQCQVMIEPPPVHPPDPGADADVR; this comes from the exons ATGCTGGACTGTCAGGTGGAGGGGGAGGGGCCTATCACCATCACCTGGCGGCGGAACGGCGTTCCCGTTCCTCTGGGAGCCCGAGCGGCCGTGCTGGACAACGGGACGCTCCTGATCAGGAATTTCCAGAAGCGGCGTGACGGTGACGAGAGCGACGCGGGCGAGTACGACTGCGCTGCGCAGAACCGATACGGGCTGCTCATCAGCCGCAAAGCACACGTGCAGCTGGCCT CACTTCCCAAGTTCCACACGCACCCAGAGTCCACGCTGGTCGACGAGGGCGGCGTCGCTCGGTTTCACTGCGCCGTCAGCGGCGTCCCCGAGGCCAACATCACCTGGGAACGAAACAGAACGACTCTCAGCGCCGACGACGACAG gtacACTCTCCTCCCTAACGGTATCCTGCACATCACAGGAGTGTGTCAGGCGGACAGTGGAAGCTACCGCTGCGTCGCTAAGAACATCGCTAACACGCGCTACAGTCAGGAGGCCCAGCTGTCGGTGGCAG TCGCAGCTAACCGTCTCTACAAGGAGCCCGTGATCCTCTCCGGGCCCCAGAACCTCACGCTGAACGTTCACCAGACCGCCATCCTGGAGTGCATCGCCACCGGAAACCCCCGGCCCATCGTCTCCTGGAGCAGGCtgg acggTCGCTCCATCGGCGTGGAGGGCATCCAGGTGCTGGGCACAGGTAACCTCATCATCTCAGACGTGTCTCTGCAGCACTCAGGTGTGTACGTCTGCTCCGCCAACAGACCCGGGACCAGGATGAGGAGAACCGCGCTGGGAAGACTGGTGGTGCAGG ctcctccagagTTCCTGCAGTGGCCTCAGTCCGTGTCGAAGCCGGCGGGCAGCAGTGCCGTCTTCACCTGCCAGGCTCAAGGTGTTCCTGACCCTCACCTCATCTGGCTGAAGAACGGCAAGATCCTCACGCCTGGAGACAACGTCAAACTCACCAACAACAACAG CACGCTGGCAGTGACGCGCATCACGGCGGAGGATGAGGCCATCTATCAGTGCATCGCAGAGAACAGCGCAGGAACTAACCAGGCCAGCGCTCGCCTCGCCGTCTCGCCGTCCGTCGATCTCCCGGAAGCTCCTCAGGATCTGAGCATCGCGCCGCTCTCCACCTCTTCCCTCCGAGTGCGCTGGAGACAGCCGGAGCCACACGTGACGGACGGCATCATCGGATACGTGCTGCACATCCGCAAGCTGGGCG AGCCGGACAGCAGCGAGCTTCAGGAAGCCGTGAGCAAAGACACGTTTCAGCACGACTTCACAAACCTGGAGGCCTCCACCACCTTCTCCATCTATGTGAAAGCGTATTCCCCGCTGGGAGCCAGTCAGCAGTCCAACAGCGTGATCGCCACCACACTCGGAGCCG TTCCCACGATGCCCAGCTTCTTCACGAAAGTTCTGAACAGCACAGCGATGCAGGTGTTCTGGGAGCTTCCAGCTAAAGCCGGTCGAGTCGAGGGATACAGACTCTCTCATCGCAAGCTGCCACAGCAAGAGTTCACACACGAGGAGCGATTCCCTGctcacatcaacacacacaccatctctaACCTGg AAGCGTCAGCAGTGTATGAGATTCAGCTCACATCCTTCAACGGGAACGGAGACAGCATCGGCAACAAGCGGCTCGTCTCATTGGCCGAGACAGAAAAGAGCGGGAAAGAGGCAGCAG caggtgagagtgtgtgtgactgtcGTCAGGACAACGAGGGTTCTCTGACGGCTCTGGTGGTCGGGATCCACATCAGCATGGCCTGCATCATATTCTGCGCTCTCTTCCTGATGTTCGGCTATCgccacag cttcTTCTGTCAGAAGGGTTCTCAGGGAGCCTGGAGTCTGTCAGCAGCAGGACGGAGTGTTTCTCAGAGAGACGGCGAGGTTAAACCCGTCAGCGTCCGAGCGTCCGGCGCTCTCGAGCTCACGGCACAG GCTGCAGCCGGTCCTCAGTGTCAGGTGATGATTGAACCTCCACCCGTCCATCCACCCGACCCGGGCGCTGACGCTGACGTCAGATGA
- the gnrhr3 gene encoding LOW QUALITY PROTEIN: gonadotropin releasing hormone receptor 3 (The sequence of the model RefSeq protein was modified relative to this genomic sequence to represent the inferred CDS: inserted 1 base in 1 codon), translating to MSDNTSLVSVSNTSLPPLLMDWTAPSFTPAAQARVAATMVLFLFAAVSNLALLISVSRGRGRRVASHLRPLIISLAAADLMMTFIVMPLDMVWNVTVQWFAGDGLCKLLCFLKLFAMQTSAFILVVISLDRHHAILRPLDSLNAHHRNRRMLLLAWSLSALIASPQLFIFRTVKAKSVDFTQCVTHGSFGERWHETAYNMFHFVTLYVIPLLVMSCCYTCILIEINRQLHKSKAGESLRRSGTDMIPKARMKTLKMTIIIVLSFVVCWTPYYLLGIWYWFQPEMLQVTPEYIHHLLFVFGNLNTCCDPVIYGLYTPSFRADLARCCRXPDASDSPRSLDRLSARHESDPASVKST from the exons ATGTCTGATAACACATCACTGGTGTCCGTGTCTAACACGTCTCTCCCGCCGCTGCTGATGGACTGGACGGCTCCCAGCTTCACTCCCGCGGCTCAGGCCCGTGTCGCCGCCACCATGGTGCTCTTCCTCTTCGCCGCGGTCAGCAACCTGGCGCTCCTCATCAGCGTGTCTCGGGGTCGCGGCCGGCGTGTGGCGTCTCACCTGCGTCCTCTCATCATCAGCCTGGCCGCCGCCGACCTCATGATGACCTTCATCGTGATGCCGCTGGACATGGTGTGGAACGTGACGGTGCAGTGGTTCGCCGGAGACGGGCTCTGTAAGCTGCTGTGCTTCCTCAAGCTCTTCGCCATGCAAACCTCCGCCTTCATCCTGGTGGTCATCAGCCTGGACCGGCATCACGCCATCCTGCGCCCGCTGGACTCCCTCAACGCACACCACAGGAACCGGAGGATGCTGCTGCTGGCCTGGAGCCTCAGCGCGCTGATCGCATCGCCGCAg CTGTTCATCTTCCGGACGGTCAAAGCGAAGAGCGTGGACTTTACTCAGTGCGTCACACACGGGAGTTTCGGCGAGCGCTGGCACGAGACGGCGTACAACATGTTTCATTTTGTGACGCTGTACGTGATTCCGCTGCTGGTCATGAGCTGCTGTTACACCTGCATCCTCATCGAGATCAACAGACAGCTGCACAAGAGCAAAG CGGGAGAGTCTCTGAGACGCAGCGGCACAGACATGATCCCGAAGGCCCGGATGAAGACGCTGAAGATGACCATCATCATCGTCCTGTCGTTCGTGGTCTGCTGGACGCCCTACTATCTGCTGGGCATCTGGTACTGGTTCCAGCCGGAGATGCTGCAGGTCACTCCCGAGTACATCCACCACCTGCTCTTTGTGTTCGGGAATCTGAACACCTGCTGTGACCCGGTGATCTACGGCCTCTACACGCCCTCGTTCCGCGCCGATCTCGCCCGCTGCTGCC TGCCGGACGCCTCGGACTCACCGCGCTCTCTGGACCGGCTCTCGGCCCGACACGAGTCCGACCCGGCCAGCGTCAAGAGCACATAA
- the LOC122357967 gene encoding immunoglobulin superfamily DCC subclass member 3 isoform X1, with amino-acid sequence MSLGVLFVFIPLSCSGPSGLGGASELAFIKEPSDVIAVRDRPLMLDCQVEGEGPITITWRRNGVPVPLGARAAVLDNGTLLIRNFQKRRDGDESDAGEYDCAAQNRYGLLISRKAHVQLASLPKFHTHPESTLVDEGGVARFHCAVSGVPEANITWERNRTTLSADDDRYTLLPNGILHITGVCQADSGSYRCVAKNIANTRYSQEAQLSVAVAANRLYKEPVILSGPQNLTLNVHQTAILECIATGNPRPIVSWSRLDGRSIGVEGIQVLGTGNLIISDVSLQHSGVYVCSANRPGTRMRRTALGRLVVQAPPEFLQWPQSVSKPAGSSAVFTCQAQGVPDPHLIWLKNGKILTPGDNVKLTNNNSTLAVTRITAEDEAIYQCIAENSAGTNQASARLAVSPSVDLPEAPQDLSIAPLSTSSLRVRWRQPEPHVTDGIIGYVLHIRKLGEPDSSELQEAVSKDTFQHDFTNLEASTTFSIYVKAYSPLGASQQSNSVIATTLGAVPTMPSFFTKVLNSTAMQVFWELPAKAGRVEGYRLSHRKLPQQEFTHEERFPAHINTHTISNLEASAVYEIQLTSFNGNGDSIGNKRLVSLAETEKSGKEAAAGESVCDCRQDNEGSLTALVVGIHISMACIIFCALFLMFGYRHSFFCQKGSQGAWSLSAAGRSVSQRDGEVKPVSVRASGALELTAQAAAGPQCQVMIEPPPVHPPDPGADADVR; translated from the exons ATGTCTCTTGGTGTTTTATTCGTCTTCATCCCGCTCTCCTGCTCTGGTCCTTCAGGTTTGGGCGGAGCTTCAGAGTTGGCCTTCATCAAagaacccagtgatgtcatCGCAGTGAGGGACCGCCCCCTCATGCTGGACTGTCAGGTGGAGGGGGAGGGGCCTATCACCATCACCTGGCGGCGGAACGGCGTTCCCGTTCCTCTGGGAGCCCGAGCGGCCGTGCTGGACAACGGGACGCTCCTGATCAGGAATTTCCAGAAGCGGCGTGACGGTGACGAGAGCGACGCGGGCGAGTACGACTGCGCTGCGCAGAACCGATACGGGCTGCTCATCAGCCGCAAAGCACACGTGCAGCTGGCCT CACTTCCCAAGTTCCACACGCACCCAGAGTCCACGCTGGTCGACGAGGGCGGCGTCGCTCGGTTTCACTGCGCCGTCAGCGGCGTCCCCGAGGCCAACATCACCTGGGAACGAAACAGAACGACTCTCAGCGCCGACGACGACAG gtacACTCTCCTCCCTAACGGTATCCTGCACATCACAGGAGTGTGTCAGGCGGACAGTGGAAGCTACCGCTGCGTCGCTAAGAACATCGCTAACACGCGCTACAGTCAGGAGGCCCAGCTGTCGGTGGCAG TCGCAGCTAACCGTCTCTACAAGGAGCCCGTGATCCTCTCCGGGCCCCAGAACCTCACGCTGAACGTTCACCAGACCGCCATCCTGGAGTGCATCGCCACCGGAAACCCCCGGCCCATCGTCTCCTGGAGCAGGCtgg acggTCGCTCCATCGGCGTGGAGGGCATCCAGGTGCTGGGCACAGGTAACCTCATCATCTCAGACGTGTCTCTGCAGCACTCAGGTGTGTACGTCTGCTCCGCCAACAGACCCGGGACCAGGATGAGGAGAACCGCGCTGGGAAGACTGGTGGTGCAGG ctcctccagagTTCCTGCAGTGGCCTCAGTCCGTGTCGAAGCCGGCGGGCAGCAGTGCCGTCTTCACCTGCCAGGCTCAAGGTGTTCCTGACCCTCACCTCATCTGGCTGAAGAACGGCAAGATCCTCACGCCTGGAGACAACGTCAAACTCACCAACAACAACAG CACGCTGGCAGTGACGCGCATCACGGCGGAGGATGAGGCCATCTATCAGTGCATCGCAGAGAACAGCGCAGGAACTAACCAGGCCAGCGCTCGCCTCGCCGTCTCGCCGTCCGTCGATCTCCCGGAAGCTCCTCAGGATCTGAGCATCGCGCCGCTCTCCACCTCTTCCCTCCGAGTGCGCTGGAGACAGCCGGAGCCACACGTGACGGACGGCATCATCGGATACGTGCTGCACATCCGCAAGCTGGGCG AGCCGGACAGCAGCGAGCTTCAGGAAGCCGTGAGCAAAGACACGTTTCAGCACGACTTCACAAACCTGGAGGCCTCCACCACCTTCTCCATCTATGTGAAAGCGTATTCCCCGCTGGGAGCCAGTCAGCAGTCCAACAGCGTGATCGCCACCACACTCGGAGCCG TTCCCACGATGCCCAGCTTCTTCACGAAAGTTCTGAACAGCACAGCGATGCAGGTGTTCTGGGAGCTTCCAGCTAAAGCCGGTCGAGTCGAGGGATACAGACTCTCTCATCGCAAGCTGCCACAGCAAGAGTTCACACACGAGGAGCGATTCCCTGctcacatcaacacacacaccatctctaACCTGg AAGCGTCAGCAGTGTATGAGATTCAGCTCACATCCTTCAACGGGAACGGAGACAGCATCGGCAACAAGCGGCTCGTCTCATTGGCCGAGACAGAAAAGAGCGGGAAAGAGGCAGCAG caggtgagagtgtgtgtgactgtcGTCAGGACAACGAGGGTTCTCTGACGGCTCTGGTGGTCGGGATCCACATCAGCATGGCCTGCATCATATTCTGCGCTCTCTTCCTGATGTTCGGCTATCgccacag cttcTTCTGTCAGAAGGGTTCTCAGGGAGCCTGGAGTCTGTCAGCAGCAGGACGGAGTGTTTCTCAGAGAGACGGCGAGGTTAAACCCGTCAGCGTCCGAGCGTCCGGCGCTCTCGAGCTCACGGCACAG GCTGCAGCCGGTCCTCAGTGTCAGGTGATGATTGAACCTCCACCCGTCCATCCACCCGACCCGGGCGCTGACGCTGACGTCAGATGA